One Comamonas odontotermitis genomic window, CCGCCTGGCCTTTGACGTCGCGCATGTCGAAGGCGTCCGCATCGGGCCGCTGGGTCTGCGGGGGCACGCGGCTCCACTGGCTGCGTGCTGCATCTTGCGCACCAGCGCTGGCCGGGGCAAAGTGCTGCACCACGTCCAGCAGGTGTTCGGCGCGGTAGACCTCGGCGTCAGGTACCAACGCAGCCTCTTCGGCACTGCCCGGCGGAAGGACCTGGCGCACCTGCTGGCCGCGCTGGTGCAGGTCCATGCTGGCGGCCAGGGCTCCGCGCACCGGGCGCAGCGCGCCGGACAGCGACAGCTCGCCGGCAAATTCGTAGTGTGCGAGCTGGCTGGCGTCGATCACGCCCGAGGCGGCGAGGATACCGACGGCAATTGCCAGATCGAAACGGCCCGATTCCTTGGGCAGATCGGCAGGCGCAAGGTTGACGGTGATGCGCTTGTTGTGGGGAAACTCCAGCCCACTGTTCTGCAGCGCCGAGCGCACGCGCTCGCGGGCTTCCTTCACTTCCAGGTCGGCCAGACCCACCAGCGTGAAGCTGGGCAGGCCATTGGCCAGATGCACTTCGACAGCAACGGCATGGGCGGTCAAACCCACCAGTGCACGGCTGTGCACCACGGCGAGACTCATGGGGATCATCCTTTGCACCAAATTGGTGCGATTTCCCGCCTCTGAGACGGACAGGGCTGCTTTGAGCATGGCGAAAGCCGTTATTTCGGGCAAGCGGTAGCCGCCAGGAGGTGCGGATGCGTCGCCCGGGCGATACAGGCGGCAGCCAACTGCCTGCCGGAAGGCGCCACACTTTCAAAAACCATAGCGCACGGCGCTTTCTGGATCAGCACAAGAGGGTGATGAACTTTGAAGCTGGCACGCTCTGTGCATTGCATCGGCCATACGAGATCACCAATAAGGAGTGTGGCAATGGCTGAAAGCAAGCGGGGTTGGGCGGTATGGATCGGGGCTGTGTGCGTGGTGCTGCCGATGGCAGCCAGTGCGCAGCTGACGGCCAATGTGGGTCTGACGACCAACTACAAGTTCCGTGGGCAGGATCAAAAGACATCGAGCGCCCGCTGGGTCAAGCCGGCGCTGCAGGGAGGGGTGGATTACACGTTCGGCGAATCCGGCTTCTACGTGGGTAACTGGAATTCGACCGTGCAATGGCTGGACGGCAACCGCGTGGAAATGGATTTCTACGGTGGCTACAAGTTCAAGGCGGCCGATGTGGATTGGGACGTGGGTCTGCTGACCTATGTGTACCCCGGCAATACCACCGGCAACACGACCGAACTGTATGGCGCGGGCACCTATGGTCCGGTGACGGTGAAATACTCGCACACCGTGTCGAAGGATTACTTTGGCTGGGCGGGCAACAAGATCGACGGATCGATGAAAGGCCGCAACACCGGCTACCTGAATGTGGCGTTTGCGCAGGAAGTGGCGCCCAAGACGACGCTGAAGGTGTCTGTGGGCTACACGCGGTTTTCCAGCGATATCAAGGACCTTGGGGTGCCCAACTACCTGGATTACAGCGTGGGCGGCAGCTATGACCTGGGAGATGGCCTGTCGCTCAGCGCCGCCTGGGTGGGGGCCAACAAGACCGGTGATTTCGGGTTCGTGAACAAGGGCCGTGCGATTGTCAGCCTGGCCAAGACGTTTTGATGCTGCACCGCTGCAGCGCATGAGAAGGAGTAGCTATGAACATGAAACTGGTAGTGGCGGTGATCAAGCCCTTCAAGCTCGATGAAGTGCGAGAGGCGCTGTCCGACATTGGGGTGCAAGGCATCACGGTCAGCGAAGTCAAGGGCTTTGGTCGCCAGAAAGGCCACACCGAGTTGTACCGCGGCGCCGAGTACGTGGTTGATTTCTTGCCCAAGGTCAAGCTGGAAATCGCGGTTGGCGAAGACCTGGTGGACCGGGTGATCGAAGCGATTGAAAACGCGGCGCGCACCGGCAAGATTGGCGACGGCAAGATTTTTGTGTCGCCGCTGGAGCAGGTGGTGCGCATCCGTACCGGCGAAACCGGAACGAATGCTCTCTAAAAGATAGCTAATTGCGCTTGATGGATAAGCGCTAGAGGCCAATTTATCTAAAAGGTGTGAATAACATGCGACGACTACTTTCTCTGGCAGGAGCAGCGGCAGCGGCGGTTGCCGCTGGCAGCGCCATGGCAGCCGATGCGGCGCCTGCACTCAACAGCGGCGATACGGCGTGGATGCTGACATCCACCATGCTGGTGATCCTGATGGTGATCCCGGGCCTGGCGCTGTTCTACGGCGGCCTGGTGCGCAGCAAGAACATGCTGTCGGTGCTGGCGCAGGTGTTCGTGATCTTTTCGCTGATCACGGTGCTGTGGGCGGTGTACGGCTACTCGCTCGCCTTTGCGGGAGAAGGCAACTTCTTCGGCGGCTTCGACAAGGCCTTCCTCGCGGGCATCAAGCCCGACACCTTGTCGGCGGCGCTGGCAACCATTCCTGAGTTCGTGTTCGTCTCGTTCCAGTCCACCTTCGCTGCCATCACCGTGGCGCTGATCGTGGGTGCATTTGCCGAGCGCATCAAGTTCTCTGCCGTTCTCCTGTTCTCGGTGCTGTGGTTCACCTTCAGCTACATCCCCATGGCGCACATGGTGTGGGGTGGTGGCCTGCTGGCCAAGGACGGCGCGCTCGACTTTGCGGGCGGCACCGTGGTGCACATCAACGCTGCCGTTGCTGGCCTGGTGGGTTCGTACATGGTGGGCAAGCGCATCGGCTTTGGCCGCGAAGCGCTGGCACCGCACAGCCTGACGCTGACCATGGTGGGCGCATCGCTGCTGTGGGTGGGCTGGTTTGGCTTCAATGCGGGCTCGGCGGGGGCTGCCAACGGCATTGCCGGTCTGGCGTTCATCAACACCATTTTGGCCACGGGCGCCGCAGCGATGGGCTGGATTGCCGCCGAAGCACTGCACAAGGGCAAGGCCTCGATGCTGGGCGCCGCATCGGGCGCAGTGGCCGGGCTGGTCTGCATCACGCCTGCTGCGGGTCTGGTGGGGCCCATGGGCTCGATCATCATGGGCGCCATCGCCGGGCCGCTGTGCCTGTGGGGCGTGTCGGGACTCAAGCGCATGCTCAAGGCCGACGACACCTGCGACGTGTTCGGCGTGCACGGCGTGGGCGGTATTCTGGGCGCGATCCTGACGGGGGTGTTCTGTGCATCCAGCCTGGGCGGTGTGGAGCCGGAAGGCTACAACATGGCCCACCAGGTGTGGGTGCAGGTCAAGAGCGTGCTGATGACCCTGGCGTGGTCTGGCGTGGTGGCAGCGGTGTCGTTTGCCGTCTGCAAGTACACCATCGGGCTGCGGGTGTCGGAAGAGGCCGAGCGCGAAGGCCTGGACATCAGCACGCACGGCGAGGTGGCCTACAGCCGCTGATCGTTCCTCATACTCCTTGGGAGGCCGGACGGGCGAAGAGCCTGGCCGGCTTTTTTTTACTTGCGCTGCTGGCGCTGCAGCTGTGCGGCACCGTGCCGAGGAAGGTGCTTATTCCGTTGCGGTTGCAGGCTCGGGCCACAGGGCCAGGCCTCCTGCCAAACTGAAGGCCTGGTGGTGCCCCAGGCGCCGCAGCGCACGGGCGGCTTGGGCGCTGCGGTTGCCGCTGCGGCAGTAGAACACCACGGGCGTCTCGGCAGGCAGTGCCAGCCATTGGGGCAGTGCATTGAGCAGGCCGGACAGCGGCACCGCCTGGACGCGGTCGTCTCCTTCCAGCCCGGGTGCGCTGCCCAGCTGCTGCTCATAGGGCTCGCGCACATCGACCAGCAGCGGTGGGGTGCCTGCCTGCCGCAATGCCTGGGCCTGCTCCATGGGCAGCTCGACATGCATCGACTGCGTACAGGCATCCACGCGGGCGCCGCAGGCCATGGTCTGGTACGCGGTAGGTGCCAGGTCGCGCTCCAGCGCCTCCTTGGCGGCGGCAAAGGCCGCTGCATCCAACTGGCCCTGCAACACGCCAGCCAGCAGCGGTTGGGCCGTGCATTCCACGCCCAGCGTGCAGGCAAAACGGTCTTCGTAGTCGTGCCCCGGCAGCAGCAGCGTGTGCGGGCCAACGGCCTGCTCCAGCGTGCGCAGCGAACTGGCGTAGGCGAGCGGCTCGCTCTGGGCAAAGTCGCTGCGGCCCAAGGCGCCGGGCATCACGGTGTCGCCCACGAAGGCAAGGCGCAGCGTATCGCCCTCGTGCAGCAGGTATGCGGTGGAATCGGCTGTGTGGCCCGGCAGCGCCAGGCGCGTGAGGCGATGAGCGCCCAGCGCGATCTGCGCAGCGCCCTCAGGCCAGCCCAGCGCATCTGTGGCGCCTTCTGCCTGCAACTGGTGTGGCAGGGCTGCGCGCAGCTCGGGTGCGGAGGATTGGTGGTCGCCGTGGCTGTGGGTGTCGACAACCGCAGCCACCGTGAATTCCCGGCAGCGCACCCATTGGGCGAGGCGGTCCACCAGCTCAGGCAGCGGATCAATCACCACGCAGCGCTGGCTGGCGGCGTCGGCCAGCAGATAGCAGCAGGCGCCGTCAACGACAAAGCGGGTCAGCAATGGAACAGCGCCATGTTCGGTAGCCTGTGGGGCTTCCATGATGCAGTTGGTGCGCAGTGCGGCGCCACAGGCGCGGATACGGGCGCAGGCTTCGTCGATCATCGCGGTGGAGTCTGCTGCGCCGAAGGACATGCGCACGGCAGCGGCCGTCTGCCATGCGGGCAGGCCCATGGCTTCGAGCACATAGCTGGGCTGCGCCTTGGATGCGCTGCAGGCCGAACCTCCGCTCACGCGCAGGCCTGCGGCGTCAAACAGATCGAGCAGCAGCTTGGAGCTGAGCCCGGGCACCGCAAAATTCAGCGTGGTGGGCAGGCTCAGCGCGGGCGGTGCGTTGAACACCAGGCCGGCAAACGCCTCGTTCAAGGCTGAAGCCAGCCGGCTGCGGTGATCGGCAAGTGTGGCGGAATTGGCAAACGTAGCGTCATCCTGCAGCGCCTGCAGCACTGCGCCCAGCGCCGCGATGCCGGCCATGTTCTCGGTGCCCGCGCGAAGTGCGCCTTCCTGGCCACCACCGGCCAGCAGCGGGGTAAATGGCGCGCCTTCACGCACATAGAGCATGCCCACGCCCTTGGGCGCATAGAGCTTGTGGCCGGAGAAGGGCGCGTAGTCGATGCCGCGCTCCAGGGGCTTGAGCGCCAGCTTGCCCAGTGCCTGCACACCATCCACCAGCCACAGTGCGGGGCTGCCCTGCAGTGCGCCTGCTATGGCGTCCAGGTCGCTCACAACACCTGTCTCGTTGTTGGCTGCCATGGTGCAGACCAGGCCTGCAGTGGGCGCTTGCGCGCGCAGCCAGTCCAGGTCATGGCGCCCATCCGTGCCCACCGGAATGGCCTGGATCGGCAGGTGCAGGCCCAGCACCGCGTTCCAGTGCTTGAGTGCCTCGGGTACGGCCTTGTGCTCGGTGGCGCCGTACAGCAATTGCAGCGTGGCCGTGTCGCCAGCATCCTTGCGCTGGCGCAGTGCGGTCAGCGCTGACAGCACGGCGGTCTGAATGCCCTCGGTCGCGCCGCTGGTGAACAGCAACTGTCCGGTGGGCACACCCAGCACGCGGCGCGCGGCAGCGCGCACTTCGTCCAGCAGTGCGCGGGCCTTGAGTCCGCTGCCGTGAATGCTGCTGGGGTTGCCGTAGGCATCGCCCATCACGGCCATGGCGGCGGCGCGGGCTTGCGGGAGCACGGGGGTGGTGGCGTTGGCGTCGAGGTAGATTTCCATACGCAAATTGTCGGGCCCAGCCCAGGGCATACATATGCGAATTCAGCTGTTTGTGGCACTATATTTGGAAGTAAATTCCAATAATCATGCAAAAGATAAAACTGGATTCCATTGATCGCAAGCTGCTGGAGTTGCTGCAGGCTGACGCCGAGATTCAGGTCGCCGATCTCGCAGCCCAGGTGGGCCTGTCGGCCACGCCATGCTGGCGCCGTGTTCAGCGGCTCAAGGAGGCCGGCGTCATCAAGCGCCAGGTGGTGCTGGTGGACCGCGAAAAGGTGAACGTGGGCGTCACCGTTTTCGTTGCGGTGCGCACCAGCACGCACAGCCAGGAATGGTTCGAGCGCTTTCGGGGCGCGGTGCAGGCCATTCCCGAGGTGGTGGAGTTCTACCGCATGAGCGGCGATGTGGATTACCTGCTGCGCGTGGTGGTACCCGACATTGCCGCCTATGACAAGGTCTACAAGCGACTGATTGCCGACACCCAGCTGTTCGATGTGTCGTCCAGCTTTGCGATGGAGGAGCTGAAGTTCACCACCGCGCTGCCGCTGTCCTATATTCCCTGAACAGGTGCGGTGGCACAGAAAATGCAAGGCAGGCCCATGTTTCAAGTTTTTTCCGAAGGAACGCCATGATCTGGCATACCGTGATCAGCCAGCCGTTTGCGTTGGGAGAATCTCCTTTCTGGCAGGCCAGTGGGGGTGTGCTGTATGGGGTGGATGTGGCGGGCAGAAAGCTGTGGCGTACCATGCCCGGATCGGGCTACCTTGACCGCTGGGACATGCCCGCCGAGCCCGGCTGCATTGCCCCGGCGCGCAGCGGTGGCGTGCTCGATGGCTGGATCGTGGTGCTGCGCGACCGCATCTGCCGCGCCACCGACTGGGGTGGCACCCTGCACGACATTGCCCGCCTGCCGATCGACCAGGCTACCGAGCGCGGCAATGATGGCCGCTGCGATGCGCAAGGCCGCCTGTGGGTGGGCACCATCCACGAGCCAGCCAGCGGCCCGCGCCAACCGGTGGGGGCGCTGTACTGTGTGGATGCCAGTGGAGGCACCACAACGGTGCGCAAGGTGCTGGGTGGTGTGGCCAACGCCAATGGCCTGGCATGGTCGCCCGACCGGCGCACCATGTACTGGGCCGATACGCCCACGCACACCGTCAGGCGCTACGCCTGCGACGTGAACGGCAACCCGCAAGGAGAAGGGGAGGTATTCATCCAGTTCGATGGCAAACCCGAAGGCTGGACGCCAGGCGAGCCCGGCTACGGCGGGCGGCCCGATGGCGCTGCAGTGGATGTGGAAGGCAATTACTGGTGCGCCATGTACGAAGGCGGGCGTGTGCTGCAGATATCGCCGCGCGGCGACATTCTGGCCAGCCACACCACGCCCATGCTCTGCCCCACCATGCCCTGCTTTGGCGGCAGTGACGGTCGCACGCTCTACCTGACATCGGCGCGCCATGGCCGCAGCCCGCAGGAGCTGGCCCAACTGCCGCTGTCGGGCTGCGTGTTTGCCATGCGCGTGGGCGTGGCTGGGTTGCCTGCACAGCCTTGGCGCGAGCTGGAGCACGGCTTTTAGGCGAATTTCCGCTGCTGCGCTTTCTTGAGCGGGCGACAGCCCTTGCAACTGCGGCTACCATCGGGCCATGGACCAAGCTGTGGCTGCCTCTCATCACCCCACCGTGCTCGACTGGCAGGAGCGCGTTCGATCTGCCCATGCCCACAAGGCACCGCTGCGCATCCGTGGCGGCGGCAGCAAGGATTTTTACGGCGTTCGCCTGGGTGGCGAGCTGCTGGATACGCGCAGCTATGGCGGCATCGTCAGCTACGAGCCGAGCGAGCTGGTCGTCACCGTGCGCAGCGGCACGCCGCTGGCCGAGCTGGAACAGGTGCTGGCCGAACGTGGCCAATGCCTCGCGTTCGAGCCCCCGCACCTGGGTGCCGGTGTCACCCAGGCTACAGTGGGCGGCATGGTGGCGGCAGGCCTGTCGGGGCCTGCGCGCGTGTCGGCCGGTGCCGTGCGCGACTACATCCTCGGCCTGTCGATGATCAACGGCGTGGGCGAACACCTCACCTTTGGCGGTCAGGTGATGAAGAACGTAGCGGGCTACGACGTATCGCGCCTCATGGCGGGCGCCTGGGGCACGCTGGGCCTGCTCACCGACATCAGCATCAAGGTGCTGCCCATGCAGCGGGCCCAGGCCACCCTGTATTACGAATGCAGCCAGCAGCAGGCCATCGACATGCTGGCGGGCTGGCGTGCACAGCCGTTGCCGATCAACGCCAGCCTGTGGCAGTCGGACGGCAGCAGCGACAGCGGCCACCTGCTGGTGCGCCTGCGCGGCGCCATGGCCGCCGTCGAGGCCGCGCTCAGCCACATGGGCGGCACCATGCTCGACCACGCCCAGGCCGATGGCGCCTGGCTGGCCTGCCGCGAGCAGCAGCTGCCCTGGTTCACGCAGATGGAAGCCGACCACGCGCTGTGGCGGTTGTCGGTGCCGGCCACCACACCGGCGCTGCCCTGCACCGAACAGGCCATTCAACCGCTGATGGAGTGGGGCGGTGCGCTGCGCTGGGTGCAGGCACCCATGCAGCATGCCGCTGCCTTGCACGCCATGGCAGCCAGCGTAGGCGGCAGCGCGGTGTGCTTTCGGCCCGGCGAGGCCGTGCGCTGGGCGTCGTCCGACGATTTTGGCTACACGCCCACGTCCCCGGCGCTGCGCCAGGTGCAGCAGCGGCTCAAGCAGGCGTTTGATCCGAACGGCATCTTCAACCCCGGCCGCCTGGGCGACTGGGCCATCAGCTGAATCCGCTAATCCAGGTACCCCTGCACCATGCAAACCCAATTAGCCCCCGAGTTCAAGAACACGCCCGAAGGCCAGGAGGCCGAAGCCATCCTGCGCAAGTGCGTGCACTGCGGCTTCTGCACCGCCACCTGCCCCACCTACCAATTGCTGGGCGACGAGCTGGACGGCCCGCGCGGCCGCATCTACCTGATCAAGCAGGTGCTCGAAGGCCAGGAGCCCACCCGCAAGACGCAGGAGCACCTGGACAGGTGCCTGACCTGCCGCAACTGCGAATCCACCTGCCCCAGCGGCGTGCAATACGGAAAGCTGCTGGACATCGGTCGCCACATCGTCGATGAGAAGGTGGAGCGCCCACTGGGCGAGCGCGCCGCCCGCTGGGCGCTGCGCACAGGCATGACATCGAAGGCCTTTGGCGCGGCAGTGGCGCTGGGCCGCATCGCCAGGCCCCTGCTGCCTGGCGGCTTGAAGGACAAGCTGCCCAAGGCACCGAGCGCGGGCCGTTGGCCGTCGCGCGAGCATGACCGTAAGGTGATGATGCTGGCCGGCTGTGTGCAGCCTGCCATGTTGCCCAACATCAATGCCGCCACCGCGCGCGTGCTCGATGCCGTAGGCATCCAGACGCTGGTGACGCCCGCTGCCAAATGCTGCGGCGCCGTGCAGCAACACCTGAGCGACCCACAGGGCGCACTGGAGCAGGCGCGCGCCAATATCGACGCCTGGTGGCCCTGGGTGGCCAAACAGCAGATCGAAGCCATCATCAGCACGGCTTCGGGCTGCGGTGTCATGGTCAAGGACTACGGCCATCTGCTGCGGCATGACAAGGAATACGCTGAGCGCGCCGTCACCATCAGCGCGCTGGCGCGCGATTTGAGCGAGCTGCTGCCCGCCATGCTGCCGGAGCTGGAGCAGCGCCTGCAAGGCAGGCTGCAGGTGCCCGATGCCCCGCTGGCCTACCATCCGCCCTGCACCCTGCAGCACGGCCAGAAGCTGCGCGGTGGCGTCGAATCCAGCCTGCGGGCCCTGGGGTTCGATATTCGCGTCTCGCGCGTCGAATCGCACCTGTGCTGTGGCTCGGCGGGCACCTACTCGCTGCTGCAGCCCGAAATTTCGCACCAGCTGCGCGATCGCAAGATCAATACCCTGAACGAGGCCTGCAGCCAGGAAACACCGCCTGCCGCCATTCTGTCGGCCAACATCGGCTGCATCACCCACCTGCAGGCGGGCACCGAGGTGCCGGTGCGCCACTGGATCGAGGTGATCGACGATGCGCTGCAGGCGGCGCAGACCGCTCGCTAACCAATAACCGTACCTGCGGTCGCCGCCTCAGGGCTTGGCCCTTGCGAAGGGGTCGCAAATACAGGTTGCGCTACTGCCGGTCAACGGCCAGGGCCATGCCGTCCTTGCGCGGGTCGGAGGCGCCGCAAAGCCGCCCATCCGGCAGACGGACGATGCACTGCGCGCCGCCAAAATCGCTGCGCCCGCCCAGCTCACCCTCGCTGCCCGGTTCGCGGTAGCCTGCTGCGCGCAGGGCGGCGGTGACTGCTTCTGGCGTGCCGGCCTCCACGGCCAATACCCGCTGCCCTTCCAGTCGCCAGCGTGACCGGTTCAGTGCAGCCTGCGGGGCTTCGCCACCCGCCAGCATGCGGGCGAGCAATTGCACCTGGCCTTGCGGCTGCATGGCGCCGCCCACCACGCCGATGACGGCGAGGAACTGGCCGTTACGGGTCACCGCGCCCGGCACCACTGTGTGGTAGGGGCGTTTGCCCGGCGCAGGCCCATTGATATGGCCGGGTTGCGCAAAGCCATGGCCCCGGTTTTGCAGCACAAAGCCACCTTCTGCCACGGCAAGGCCGGATCCAAAGCGTTTGAAGATGCTGCTCATCAAGGTGATGGCAAAGCCGTCGCCATCGACCACGGTGGTACAGACGGTGTTGCCCGCCGGGTCGGCCACGGTCTGCTTGGCATATTCCATGGCCGCTTCCATGGCCTGCACCATGCGCACGGCGTCTTCGGGCTGGTCGGCCTGTGGTGGCTGGCTCTCCAGGGCCTGCAGGGCATGGAGCACGGCCACGCCATGGGTGTTGGGCGGGCATTCATGCACCCGGGCGCCGCAGAAATCGGTGCTGACCGGCGTGCAGAAGTGGCCATGGTGCGCCGCAAAGTCGGCAGCGGTCAGCACGCCGCCGTGGTGCTGCATGGCGCGCTCGGCGGCCTGGGGAATGCGGCCCTGGTAGAAGGCGCTGGGCCCCTGCGCGGCAATCTCGTCCAGCAACCGGGCCAGTGCAGGGTTCTCAAAACGCTCACCGGCC contains:
- a CDS encoding Lrp/AsnC family transcriptional regulator, encoding MQKIKLDSIDRKLLELLQADAEIQVADLAAQVGLSATPCWRRVQRLKEAGVIKRQVVLVDREKVNVGVTVFVAVRTSTHSQEWFERFRGAVQAIPEVVEFYRMSGDVDYLLRVVVPDIAAYDKVYKRLIADTQLFDVSSSFAMEELKFTTALPLSYIP
- a CDS encoding TorF family putative porin, with protein sequence MAESKRGWAVWIGAVCVVLPMAASAQLTANVGLTTNYKFRGQDQKTSSARWVKPALQGGVDYTFGESGFYVGNWNSTVQWLDGNRVEMDFYGGYKFKAADVDWDVGLLTYVYPGNTTGNTTELYGAGTYGPVTVKYSHTVSKDYFGWAGNKIDGSMKGRNTGYLNVAFAQEVAPKTTLKVSVGYTRFSSDIKDLGVPNYLDYSVGGSYDLGDGLSLSAAWVGANKTGDFGFVNKGRAIVSLAKTF
- the glcE gene encoding glycolate oxidase subunit GlcE, which encodes MDQAVAASHHPTVLDWQERVRSAHAHKAPLRIRGGGSKDFYGVRLGGELLDTRSYGGIVSYEPSELVVTVRSGTPLAELEQVLAERGQCLAFEPPHLGAGVTQATVGGMVAAGLSGPARVSAGAVRDYILGLSMINGVGEHLTFGGQVMKNVAGYDVSRLMAGAWGTLGLLTDISIKVLPMQRAQATLYYECSQQQAIDMLAGWRAQPLPINASLWQSDGSSDSGHLLVRLRGAMAAVEAALSHMGGTMLDHAQADGAWLACREQQLPWFTQMEADHALWRLSVPATTPALPCTEQAIQPLMEWGGALRWVQAPMQHAAALHAMAASVGGSAVCFRPGEAVRWASSDDFGYTPTSPALRQVQQRLKQAFDPNGIFNPGRLGDWAIS
- the glcF gene encoding glycolate oxidase subunit GlcF, giving the protein MQTQLAPEFKNTPEGQEAEAILRKCVHCGFCTATCPTYQLLGDELDGPRGRIYLIKQVLEGQEPTRKTQEHLDRCLTCRNCESTCPSGVQYGKLLDIGRHIVDEKVERPLGERAARWALRTGMTSKAFGAAVALGRIARPLLPGGLKDKLPKAPSAGRWPSREHDRKVMMLAGCVQPAMLPNINAATARVLDAVGIQTLVTPAAKCCGAVQQHLSDPQGALEQARANIDAWWPWVAKQQIEAIISTASGCGVMVKDYGHLLRHDKEYAERAVTISALARDLSELLPAMLPELEQRLQGRLQVPDAPLAYHPPCTLQHGQKLRGGVESSLRALGFDIRVSRVESHLCCGSAGTYSLLQPEISHQLRDRKINTLNEACSQETPPAAILSANIGCITHLQAGTEVPVRHWIEVIDDALQAAQTAR
- a CDS encoding gamma-glutamyltransferase family protein; translation: MAGESLLGVVGSGAMVATGHPLAAQAAQAQLLAGGSAVDAAIAADAVLGVVEPMATGVGGDLLAMLVPPGQAPISYNGTGRAPLGLTAAMVEALPGQKIPERHPLSVTTPGAVQGWWDLHQRYGKRPWASLFDAAVDAARHGFAVAPVAAREWTLFQQVIASDPASAALYRAQHPPQAGERFENPALARLLDEIAAQGPSAFYQGRIPQAAERAMQHHGGVLTAADFAAHHGHFCTPVSTDFCGARVHECPPNTHGVAVLHALQALESQPPQADQPEDAVRMVQAMEAAMEYAKQTVADPAGNTVCTTVVDGDGFAITLMSSIFKRFGSGLAVAEGGFVLQNRGHGFAQPGHINGPAPGKRPYHTVVPGAVTRNGQFLAVIGVVGGAMQPQGQVQLLARMLAGGEAPQAALNRSRWRLEGQRVLAVEAGTPEAVTAALRAAGYREPGSEGELGGRSDFGGAQCIVRLPDGRLCGASDPRKDGMALAVDRQ
- a CDS encoding P-II family nitrogen regulator, which gives rise to MKLVVAVIKPFKLDEVREALSDIGVQGITVSEVKGFGRQKGHTELYRGAEYVVDFLPKVKLEIAVGEDLVDRVIEAIENAARTGKIGDGKIFVSPLEQVVRIRTGETGTNAL
- a CDS encoding SMP-30/gluconolactonase/LRE family protein translates to MIWHTVISQPFALGESPFWQASGGVLYGVDVAGRKLWRTMPGSGYLDRWDMPAEPGCIAPARSGGVLDGWIVVLRDRICRATDWGGTLHDIARLPIDQATERGNDGRCDAQGRLWVGTIHEPASGPRQPVGALYCVDASGGTTTVRKVLGGVANANGLAWSPDRRTMYWADTPTHTVRRYACDVNGNPQGEGEVFIQFDGKPEGWTPGEPGYGGRPDGAAVDVEGNYWCAMYEGGRVLQISPRGDILASHTTPMLCPTMPCFGGSDGRTLYLTSARHGRSPQELAQLPLSGCVFAMRVGVAGLPAQPWRELEHGF
- a CDS encoding ammonium transporter, whose amino-acid sequence is MRRLLSLAGAAAAAVAAGSAMAADAAPALNSGDTAWMLTSTMLVILMVIPGLALFYGGLVRSKNMLSVLAQVFVIFSLITVLWAVYGYSLAFAGEGNFFGGFDKAFLAGIKPDTLSAALATIPEFVFVSFQSTFAAITVALIVGAFAERIKFSAVLLFSVLWFTFSYIPMAHMVWGGGLLAKDGALDFAGGTVVHINAAVAGLVGSYMVGKRIGFGREALAPHSLTLTMVGASLLWVGWFGFNAGSAGAANGIAGLAFINTILATGAAAMGWIAAEALHKGKASMLGAASGAVAGLVCITPAAGLVGPMGSIIMGAIAGPLCLWGVSGLKRMLKADDTCDVFGVHGVGGILGAILTGVFCASSLGGVEPEGYNMAHQVWVQVKSVLMTLAWSGVVAAVSFAVCKYTIGLRVSEEAEREGLDISTHGEVAYSR
- a CDS encoding aminotransferase class V-fold PLP-dependent enzyme, with the translated sequence MEIYLDANATTPVLPQARAAAMAVMGDAYGNPSSIHGSGLKARALLDEVRAAARRVLGVPTGQLLFTSGATEGIQTAVLSALTALRQRKDAGDTATLQLLYGATEHKAVPEALKHWNAVLGLHLPIQAIPVGTDGRHDLDWLRAQAPTAGLVCTMAANNETGVVSDLDAIAGALQGSPALWLVDGVQALGKLALKPLERGIDYAPFSGHKLYAPKGVGMLYVREGAPFTPLLAGGGQEGALRAGTENMAGIAALGAVLQALQDDATFANSATLADHRSRLASALNEAFAGLVFNAPPALSLPTTLNFAVPGLSSKLLLDLFDAAGLRVSGGSACSASKAQPSYVLEAMGLPAWQTAAAVRMSFGAADSTAMIDEACARIRACGAALRTNCIMEAPQATEHGAVPLLTRFVVDGACCYLLADAASQRCVVIDPLPELVDRLAQWVRCREFTVAAVVDTHSHGDHQSSAPELRAALPHQLQAEGATDALGWPEGAAQIALGAHRLTRLALPGHTADSTAYLLHEGDTLRLAFVGDTVMPGALGRSDFAQSEPLAYASSLRTLEQAVGPHTLLLPGHDYEDRFACTLGVECTAQPLLAGVLQGQLDAAAFAAAKEALERDLAPTAYQTMACGARVDACTQSMHVELPMEQAQALRQAGTPPLLVDVREPYEQQLGSAPGLEGDDRVQAVPLSGLLNALPQWLALPAETPVVFYCRSGNRSAQAARALRRLGHHQAFSLAGGLALWPEPATATE